In Fusarium oxysporum Fo47 chromosome VII, complete sequence, the following proteins share a genomic window:
- a CDS encoding major facilitator superfamily domain-containing protein, whose translation MMSTNEDRDTEAQREHVPQTSPAETRDNEQSPAEQNASTDDGILSEKYPLSELEKGLVGWDSQDDPTNPRNLTDFRKWCIISFIGAITFLSTLSSSMYAPGISFVNKDLHNSSRILGSWSISIFLLGYSLGPLFLSPLSEIYGRRIVLNLANIFFCAFTLGCALAPNLGSLITMRLLAGLGGSACLTLGAGVISDLFLREQRGRAMSMYSLGVMFGPVLGPICGGFIAQRAGWRWDLWVLFIAGCIITGGIVIFNRETNPVVLLEWKTRRLRSELGRSDLQNILTYKTGEPLLSRCDVLKRGIIRPLKLLFTSPIVFVLSLYISFVFGLLFLLFTTITQLFIQVYDWSPEICGLAYIGVGIGFFIGISFVAKTSDTTVISLTRKNNGVYEPEMRLPSCVFFGLLIPISLFWYGWSSYKRTHWIVPIIGLLPFGAGMMGIFAPVQIYLVDSFPQHAASALAAMTFLRCLFGSVLPLAGPSMYESLGLGWGNSLLGFVSIAMIPFPALIYKYGGNVRRKWPVNL comes from the exons ATGATGAGTACAAATGAGGACCGAGATACTGAAGCTCAAAGAGAACAC GTACCACAGACGTCCCCAGCGGAAACCAGAGACAACGAGCAAAGCCCCGCCGAGCAGAATGCCAGTACAGACGATGGTATTTTATCAGAGAAGTATCCACTCAGTGAATTGGAGAAAGGACTCGTCGGTTGGGATAGCCAGGATGACCCAACTAACCCCAG AAACCTCACCGACTTCCGAAAATGGTGTatcatcagcttcattgGCGCAATCACCTTTTTGAGCACCCTCTCGTCCTCCATGTACGCGCCTGGAATCTCGTTTGTAAACAAGGATTTACACAACTCTTCGCGGATTCTGGGCTCATGGTCTATCAGTATTTTCCTTCTTGGTTACTCT CTTGgtcctctcttcctcagccCACTAAGCGAAATCTACGGCCGCCGCATTGTCCTTAACCTCGCCAATATTTTTTTCTGCGCCTTCACATTGGGCTGTGCACTCGCACCGAATCTTGGCAGTCTCATCACAATGCGTCTATTGGCTGGACTCGGAGGGTCTGCATGCCTGACGCTGGGCGCTGGTGTCATCAGCGACTTGTTCTTGCGAGAGCAACGTGGCAGAGCCATGTCCATGTATTCTCTTGGGGTCATGTTCGGTCCGGTCCTTGGCCCTATCTGCGGCGGTTTCATTGCTCAGCGCGCAGGATGGAGGTGGGACCTTTGGGTATTGTTCATCGCAGGTTGTATAATCACTGGCGGAATCGTTATTTTCAACCGTGAAACGAACCCTGTTGTGCTTCTCGAGTGGAAAACAAGACGTCTCAGGTCGGAGCTTGGCCGATCTGACCTCCAGAATATTCTAACATACAAAACAGGTGAACCATTGCTGAGCCGTTGTGATGTCCTTAAACGGGGCATTATCCGTCCGCTCAAGCTGCTCTTCACATCACCCATTGTCTTCGTCCTCTCTCTATACATCAGCTTTGTGTttggtcttctctttctaCTCTTCACAACCATCACACAGCTTTTCATCCAGGTCTACGACTGGTCGCCAGAGATATGCGGTCTAGCCTACATTGGCGTGGGCATCGGATTCTTCATCGGTATCAGCTTCGTGGCAAAAACATCTGATACCACGGTTATCAGCCTCACCAGGAAGAACAATGGTGTCTACGAGCCCGAGATGCGGCTACCGTCGTGTGTCTTCTTTGGTCTCTTAATACCGATATCCCTCTTCTG GTACGGCTGGTCGTCCTACAAACGCACGCACTGGATCGTACCCATCATCGGACTTCTCCCCTTCGGAGCCGGGATGATGGGAATCTTTGCTCCAGTCCAGATATACCTCGTTGACTCGTTCCCGCAACACGCAGCTTCTGCTCTCGCTGCCATGACTTTCCTCCGTTGCCTCTTTGGAAGCGTGCTTCCTCTTGCTGGTCCGAGTATGTATGAGAGCTTGGGGTTAGGATGGGGGAATTCCTTGCTGGGATTCGTGTCTATTGCAATGATTCCTTTCCCGGCACTGATCTACAAGTATGGAGGAAACGTAAGGAGGAAGTGGCCGGTGAATTTGTAA
- a CDS encoding cytochrome P450 oxidoreductase, whose translation MLSSMLLLAATAVAILVFRALMQAYTSTKRNIPGPFLAKFSRLWYLSRIWTRQCHLEMINLHKQYGPLVQVAPNEYSVSDPEAIKPIYGHGTRFTKSLWYSAFGVPGHANLFADHIPQRHAQRRRQLASMYSMSNLIHYEPAAMECAALLKERFHEIAQKRTAIDLHHWVQCFAFDVITSITCGKRIGFLNNGVDEIGAFATLHGAQAYSSLAGVYYELHPLMFSIQQFFSNFGLGGNGLQAMIDFSEVQVKKRQVLLKDIDRKLAPSDDFLAKILARHEESPESFSMAEVLDSCAMNLIAGSDTTAISLTAIVWFLMKNPQALCQLREEIDAKMGEQEDPRPLPFKETQAMPYLQAVIKEAIRLHSPAGISMARIVPEGGATIAGHYLPEGTAVGVNPCVTHIDPNVYGPDAQVFRPERWIDSDPEQLKRMERSWMPFGHGSRTCIGKNISILEISVLVPQLVCHFDFKLVHPEQELVCDNVFLVKQKNIFCYVNDRVEL comes from the exons atgcttTCATCCATGTTGCTCCTAGCCGCAACTGCAGTTGCCATCCTTGTCTTTCGTGCTCTGATGCAAGCATACACGTCGACAAAGCGAAACATCCCCGGCCccttcttggccaagttcTCTCGCTTATGGTACCTAAGTCGTATATGGACGCGACAGTGCCATCTGGAAATGATTAACCTCCACAAGCAATATG GCCCTCTAGTGCAGGTCGCACCAAATGAATACAGTGTCAGTGACCCCGAAGCTATTAAACCGATCTATGGCCACGGAACGCGATTTACAAAG TCTTTATGGTACTCTGCGTTCGGAGTACCAGGTCACGCCAACCTTTTCGCAGATCACATCCCACAGAGACACGCACAGCGCCGACGCCAACTTGCTTCCATGTACTCCATGTCTAATCTGATCCATTATGAGCCCGCCGCGATGGAGTGTGCAGCATTACTCAAGGAGCGCTTCCATGAGATTGCGCAGAAGCGGACCGCCATAGACCTTCATCACTGGGTTCAGTGTTTCGCCTTTGATGTCATCACTTCCATCACT TGCGGTAAACGTATCGGCTTTTTGAACAACGGTGTCGACGAGATTGGCGCCTTCGCGACGTTGCATGGCGCCCAAGCATACAGCAGCCTGGCCGGGGTGTACTATGAGCTTCATCCTCTTATGTTCAGCATCCAACAGTTCTTTTCAAattttggacttggtggcaaCGGGCTCCAAGCCATGATCGACTTTTCGGAAGTGCAGGTCAAGAAGCGGCAAGTGTTGTTGAAAGATATTGACCGAAAGCTAGCACCGAGTGACGATTTTCTCGCTAAGATCCTGGCGAGGCACGAAGAATCCCCAGAGTCTTTCAGCATGGCCGAGGTATTAGATTCCTGCGCAATGAACCTCATCGCCGGCAGTGACACCACTGCTATAAGCCTCACTGCCATTGTGTGGTTCCTTATGAAGAACCCTCAGGCCTTATGCCAG TTACGGGAAGAGATAGATGCCAAGATGGGGGAACAGGAAGACCCTAGACCCTTGCCGTTCAAAGAGACACAGGCGATGCCATACCTTCAAGCCGTGATCAAGGAGGCAATCAGACTGCACTCGCCAGCCGGGATATCCATGGCTCGCATTGTCCCTGAAGGTGGCGCAACGATCGCAGGACACTATCTCCCTGAAGGG ACCGCAGTGGGCGTGAACCCCTGTGTGACACACATCGACCCCAACGTCTACGGGCCTGACGCACAAGTCTTCAGGCCGGAGCGCTGGATCGACAGCGATCCTGAGCAGCTCAAGCGAATGGAGCGGTCCTGGATGCCTTTTGGCCACGGCTCGCGCACCTGTATCGGGAAGAATATCAGTATTCTTGAGATATCAGTTTTGGTTCCTCAGTTGGTGTGCCACTTTGACTTTAAACTGGTACATCCTGAGCAGGAATTGGTATGCGATAATGTCTTTCTAGTTAAACAGAAGAATATCTTTTGTTACGTCAATGATAGAGTTGAGTTATAA